GGGCTATCACTCAACACCTTAATCTAAGATTATCTAGTTTTATGGTCTTCTTCCCCTTCTTGGCAGCATAACTTTATACATCCATCTTCATCCAGGGTTTCTGCAGATCTACCACATACTGAAAACTAAAAAGATATTTTTTCTCCCCAGCTATTATTGTTTCTCTAAGCTAGAAAACACATAAGTTCCCTAACAGAAGCCTTGATGCACAATTAATTATCTTGCTTGGCCTAACTCCTCTAATGTAAAATTAAAAAGCCATTAGTTCTGTAATCTGCCGCCTCAAACTGTTTTAAAAGCAATTGCCATGGCTACAGAAATACCTACATGTTGATTGTTAACTCTTCTGACAGAAAAACCCATATGTCACTATTCAAAATTCAAAAACCTAAACTTGCATTAACTTAAATTTATATAAATTGCACAATCTACATTACAAATGTGGCATTGAAAGGCTTCATTTATGCTGAGTGAATGTCCACAAAGGGACCCAATGCTAAGTCTTAATGAAGTCGCAATCTTAAGAATCAAAATATTTCTGTCTTCAAATTTCTATTATGGTTTTCCTGTGCTACCTTGAAGTTTCAATTGCTTAAGCTATCTTTTGCCTGATATTTACTTAAATGGTTTGATTGCTTGATTACTAGCtattttagcagtggtgaaattGCATGAATTTGTGTTCTTACACTTTTTCTTAATCTTTCAATTGTACCAAAGATTATATGGTTGCTCTAGACCTTTTCTCATCTTCTTATTCAGAGTCATTATTATTTACCTCTGGAGTAGATGCCAACCCAGgtttcctggctcagagatagtgACATTAACAATGCCACAAGAACCCTTTAAGCAGCTATTTTATTTTAACAGCTGTTATTTTATGACATTGTATGGAAGTATTTTGATTTAAGCTGTTGCTTAATGTTTCTAAGTTATGAAATTTCTTTTGTGCAGGAAACATCGTAGTAATGTGGGGCCAAGCAAGACAGTTTCTCATTCACGACGGAACATTGTAGGTTGCAGAATTGAGCATGGATGGAAGGAACAGGGTGGAATAACGCAGTGGAAAGGCACAGTTCTGGATCAAGTACCAGTAAATCCTGCACTTTACCTTATCAAATATGATGGATTTGACTGTGTATATGGACTTGAACTTCACAAAGATGAAAGGGTCTTAGGATTTCGGGTCCTTCCAGATAGAGTTTGTAAGTGAAAGTATGGTTTTAAGATCACAAAATCTAAGTTTTCATTGTCCTAATAGAAGGGATATTTTATGTCCTAATTAATTATATTAATTACTTAAAATTACAAAGTACTTTCTGCATGTGCACTTTCTTTTGTTTCCAGCTGTATCTCGAATCAGTGATGTGGATCTGGCAGAAATGATGATAGGCAAAGCGGTTGAGCACATGTTTGAAAAAGATGATGATGGAGCTAAAGATGAGTGGCGGGGAATGGTGCTTGCACGTGCTCCAATCATGAACACGTGGTTTTACATTACCTATGAAAAGGATCCTGTCTTGTACATGTACCAACTTCTAGAAGACTACAGAGAAGGAGATTTACGTATTATGCCTGATTCAAGTAGGTGCAAGGGAACTTTTTTAATAGAGACAATTGTGTTTTATACAGTAATCATAGAAGTTACTTTAGTTTTATATTGGTGAAGTAATGATGCATTTGTACAGAGACTTTGGAATGTAGCATGAGATCTGTGCAAATTCGAATCTGGACTAGGGGTATTGCTTGAACTTTACAGCTATCTCAATAAGGTGACTATATACATAATCCACCATTTTTTATTTCCACAGCAGCTCATCATTAAGAAATGATCTGATAAATATTTATTGTAAGCATTGTTTATACTGGTGAATAGGACAATATATCATTCAGGCACGCAAGTTCTCGTGGGTTGCCACATTTGTCTTTTTAAATTACATGTAATTCTGCCAACAAGTATTAGTGGAGGCAGTTGCAAGGGTTTTCCTAGATCACACTGAACAGCTCAAGATTGACAGAAGAGGAGTCTAAAGGGACCAGGCAGAGAAATTGAGTCAATGAGtatgtgtgaaggagagaaatAAGTAAGCTCTATGTTGGAAGGCAACTGAACTACCGGGGTTTTGTGAAGGGAACTCTGAAGTGAAGAACAATTGGATATTTCTGTGCTATTAAAATTGAGTCAAGTTTTgagttagagtcatacagcactgaaatagaccctttggtccaaccagtcaaccataccaaccataatcccaaactgaactagtaccacctgcctgtgcttggcccacatccctccaaacacttcttattcatgtacttatctaaatgtcttttaaatttcctctgaaagttcattccacaaatgaaccATTCTGTGTAAAAAGAATTACCCCTCATGTCTTTAAAGTTTTTGCCCCTCCCCTTAAAAATATTCCCAGGCTGGGGAAAAGACctatgccattcaccttatctgtacccctcatgattttatagtccTGTATAAGGTTACACCTCaccctcctacattccagtgaaaaaagtcactgcctatccagcccctccttataattcaaaccctccattcctggcaccatcctggtgaatcgtttctgaaccctctctagtttaataacatcctctgtacagcagggagaccagaacttgGAGATAGTACTCCAGAATAGGCCTCACTGACATCATGTACAATTTCTattctcaaaggtctgagcaatgaaggcaagcatactaaatgcatTCTTAACaatccttatctgtatgtaatgcaaacttcaaagaattatgtacctgatccCCTGAGTCACTCTGTTCTACAATAGCACTGAAGgcactacttttaattgtataaatcctgcctttgcttcttttaccaaaatgcaatatctctcatttatccaaataaactccatttgccacttttcatcGATCCaattcttagataaccttcttcactgtccactataccaccaaacttggtggcatctgcaaacttactattgtatattctcatccaaatcatttatatacaaatgacaaacaaaagttgacccagcaccgatccttgtggaaccaGTTGAAAAACagcccccaccctcacacactcatctgtcattaagccaattttgtatccattgtcaagctcaccttgaaacccatgtgatctaactttactaattagtctaccatgcggagACTTGCCAAGGGCTTTACTAAAGTCTTTAAGTAAACAATGGctaccgctttgccctcatcaatcttcttggttacttcccTAAATAAaagtcaatcaaatttgtgagatatgatttcccttgcacaaagccatgctatcttaatcattccttgcctctccaaatgcattgAAGTCCTATCGTTCAGTAtaacttccaacaacttacccaccaccgaagCCAGACATACAGGTCCAtaattcccaggcttctccttccatcccttcttaaacaaaggcacaacattggCCACTCCCCATCATTTGTCACCTCGCCAGTATtaatagatgatacaaatatttctgtaaggggccctgcaatttcctccctaacttccctCAAAGTCATGGTATGCACTAGATCacatcctggagatttatccacctataTATTTTCTAAAACTTCCAGTacatcctcttctgtaatgtgaactgttttcaaaacctCAATTTTTATTTCCCCGAGTTCTCTAGCCTTCATTTCTTTATCcacagttaaaaaaaaaggaactgatgcaaaatattcattttgttaTTCTTCTATCACGtgaggttcaacacaaaaacgACCTCTTTGATCTTTAAGGGTTACTACTGTCTGTCTAATTGCCCTATTGCTCCtgatgtacttgtagaatctcttgattatccttaaccttatttgtcAAGGCTATCTCATATTCTCACTTTGACTTCCTGATTTCCTCCTTTATACTGTTCAAGAAATTTATTTGAACCCAGTTGTTTATATCTAATatatgttttttttattcttgaTTAGAAACTCAGTATCttcattcatccattgttctGTAATCCTACCAGCCTCACCTTTCACTGAACAGCAACATACAACTCACTCTCATTATCACACTTTTGAAGGTCACCCCATTTTCACATGTTCCTATACTCATGAGCAGTTTACTCCAATCAATTTTTGAACATTCTTATCTCATACAAGTAAAATTTGACTTACTCCAGTTAAAGACTTTATTTTTTAAGGgaggtttatccttttccataactattgtGAAACAAATAGAATCATGATCACTAGACCCAAATGTTGCCCCTCTGTAAATTTGGTTTCTTTTACGGTAGCAGACATCATTGGCCATGAGATGTTTGCTGAATATGCCCATAATagtataaattaaactgcatattCTCTACATTGACTTCCTTTTATAATTAGTACACTTCATCCACTAAAAAGAAAGCTTTATAGACTTTAAAATTAGTTACCTGCTGCACACTATAACATCAGTTATTGATTTCAAACAGCCAAAAAATGTAATTGAACACAGATCTTGTTGAGGTTTAAGGGTTTCCTGTTGAAagtatatttgcaatatcctctgaAAGAAGAGGTAGTGGCATTCAGTACACTTGTAGCTTTGCTGATGTTTAGGTAATTTTCTAATTGCACAGATAATGATTCTCCGCCAGCTGAGAGAGAGCCAGGAGAAGTCGTAGACAGCTTGGTGGGTAAACAAGTCGAATATGCCAAAGAAGATGGCTCAAAGAGGACTGGCATGGTCATCCATCAAGTAGAGGCAAAACCATCTGTGTATTTTATCAAGTTTGATGATGATTTCCACATTTATGTCTATGATTTGGTAAAAACTTCTTAGACACACTTCATAGTGGAAAGGCCATATTGGCCAACATATGGACTATTACCAAATGCGGACTTTGATAGATTAGGCTTCTAAAAGCCCAGTAAGCTATTGTGATTTCACAATCTCTGCCATTGACAACAAATAAAACAAGTTTGAATCAGCCAAATGGTTCTACTAATGTTACCATTTATGATGGTTTGAATGCAAGAGGGTTACTTGCAGAAGAAACAATCTAAAACCAGTATTTTAGAATAAGGGAACTAGGTTTCCAGGGTACTTTGTCACCCATGGGAAACAATAGGGCTTCAAGATACAAACCTAAATTAGGGTCtggaaatggaatgagaaaatgtATCAGCAAAAGACCAGTTATAATCGAACTTTCTGaattgaaaaataaaaaaaaggattAGACACTATTCAGTCTTATAGTATATTTCTGTGTTGATCTCTCTTTTGACAACTAGGTCTTTTTCTGAAATCAAGTACATCTTGTTTGATCTTGAAGAAAGCTGCAAATTTATTAAGATATTATAAAATACCTTTTTGATCTTGATAAAACTGCAATGAGCCATACATATTAAAGGAACTGCACTTGAACATTtttcttaaactttttttttaaagaaaggagCTTAGGTAAATTTCTTTATTTTAGTTATGTAGTGAAAGTATGTATACGAAAGGTGAAATTATATATGTGAACTTCACCAATATAGGAGAGGAACAGGGATGAAGAATAAGTTGTGAAAGTCTCTGGAAAAATAGTCGCTATACTATTTGTAATAATTACCATAGTTCTCCTAATACAAAAATGATTCTTCTAAAATTCCTTCTTGGGTATGGGCGTTGCTGGCAAGACCAACATTTATTATCTGTCCCTAGTAGCGAGGCG
The DNA window shown above is from Chiloscyllium punctatum isolate Juve2018m chromosome 2, sChiPun1.3, whole genome shotgun sequence and carries:
- the LOC140486972 gene encoding spindlin-W, whose translation is MKTPFGKRSSQRLSIDAAGLPSVSGNMMKKKSNHRKHRSNVGPSKTVSHSRRNIVGCRIEHGWKEQGGITQWKGTVLDQVPVNPALYLIKYDGFDCVYGLELHKDERVLGFRVLPDRVSVSRISDVDLAEMMIGKAVEHMFEKDDDGAKDEWRGMVLARAPIMNTWFYITYEKDPVLYMYQLLEDYREGDLRIMPDSNNDSPPAEREPGEVVDSLVGKQVEYAKEDGSKRTGMVIHQVEAKPSVYFIKFDDDFHIYVYDLVKTS